From one Acidobacteriota bacterium genomic stretch:
- a CDS encoding DUF5009 domain-containing protein has product MEPSTQTSALKPPRNVAVDAYRGLVMLLMMAEVLRLSAVARAFPQSAFWHVLAFNQTHVEWTWFGLHDLIQPSFTFLVGVALPYSIRSRQRKGETFAHSLVHTIVRSIVLVALGIFLRSIHRPITYFTFEDTLTQIGLGYTFAFLLAFCKPRWQWTAFAAILFGYWLAWALYPLPPANFDYASVGVSPEWHSHLLHGFAAHWNKNANLGQAFDVWFLNLFPRTSPFAYNSGGYLTLSFIPTLGTMLLGLFAGRWLIAAAPQIPFRRFLIAGTGLVAGGILLHVLGINPIVKRIWTPAWTLFSGGICFYFLAAFSWLIDKRGHRRLAFPLVVVGMNSIAAYLIAHLWEDFVESSLRTNLGDRVLYLLGAGLEPLVLGGLTLLIYWYALYWMYRRNIFLRI; this is encoded by the coding sequence ATCGAACCTTCCACGCAGACCTCAGCGCTGAAGCCACCTCGCAATGTAGCGGTCGACGCCTACCGCGGGCTCGTCATGCTGCTCATGATGGCCGAGGTGCTTCGCCTCTCCGCCGTCGCTCGCGCCTTTCCCCAGAGCGCTTTCTGGCACGTGCTCGCCTTCAACCAAACTCACGTGGAATGGACATGGTTCGGGCTGCACGACCTGATCCAGCCGTCGTTCACCTTCCTCGTCGGCGTGGCGCTGCCGTACTCCATCCGCAGCCGCCAACGAAAGGGCGAAACATTCGCCCACAGCCTCGTGCATACCATCGTGCGCAGCATCGTTCTTGTCGCACTGGGAATCTTTCTGCGTTCGATCCATCGCCCCATCACCTACTTCACCTTTGAAGACACGTTGACGCAGATTGGCCTAGGCTACACCTTTGCCTTTCTGCTCGCCTTCTGCAAGCCGCGATGGCAGTGGACAGCGTTTGCGGCGATACTCTTCGGCTACTGGCTGGCGTGGGCGCTGTATCCTCTGCCTCCTGCGAACTTCGACTACGCCTCGGTCGGCGTTTCGCCCGAATGGCACTCGCATCTTCTACATGGCTTTGCCGCGCACTGGAACAAGAACGCCAATCTCGGACAAGCGTTCGACGTCTGGTTCCTCAACCTCTTTCCACGCACTTCGCCGTTTGCCTACAACAGCGGCGGCTATCTCACGCTCAGCTTTATCCCCACGCTGGGCACCATGTTGCTGGGCCTCTTCGCTGGACGGTGGCTCATCGCCGCTGCCCCGCAGATTCCCTTTCGCCGCTTCCTCATCGCGGGAACCGGCCTTGTCGCAGGCGGCATACTACTTCATGTCCTCGGCATCAACCCGATCGTCAAACGCATCTGGACTCCGGCATGGACCCTGTTCAGCGGCGGCATCTGTTTCTACTTCCTCGCCGCCTTCTCATGGCTGATCGACAAGCGCGGACATCGCAGGCTTGCTTTTCCGCTCGTCGTCGTCGGCATGAACTCCATCGCGGCATACCTGATTGCGCATCTGTGGGAGGACTTCGTCGAGTCCTCTCTGCGCACAAACCTTGGAGATCGCGTCCTCTACCTGCTCGGCGCCGGGCTCGAACCGCTTGTTCTCGGTGGCCTCACGCTGCTGATCTACTGGTATGCGCTCTATTGGATGTATCGCAGAAACATCTTCCTGCGCATCTGA
- a CDS encoding transposase — protein MPNTGPAQRKENDQLQPWVDFYNLHRPHASLNQMPPSSRLGNGTTS, from the coding sequence ATGCCGAACACTGGTCCAGCTCAGAGGAAAGAGAATGACCAACTCCAGCCATGGGTCGACTTCTACAACCTCCATCGACCCCATGCTAGCCTCAACCAAATGCCGCCAAGCAGCAGACTCGGCAATGGAACAACCTCTTGA
- a CDS encoding DUF72 domain-containing protein, translating into MPRAPQAALPDSVTAQAAASTRIFGGTSGWAYPTWKPAFYPDKLPTKRFLEFYATQLSSVEVNYTFRALPTATMLENWLAATPDFFRFSFKAPQRITHIKRLANVEADVAYFVSALEPVRQAGKLGLLLFQLPPNMKADVTRLTAFLATPALRAAGAPAIAFEFRHESWFTGEIYDVMRANNAALCIAESDGLATPEVHTASTHTSFRLRRTGAYTQAEIESFAARFSALAKDRDTYIYFKHEDEPTGALNAVSFLEALRKQAHG; encoded by the coding sequence GTGCCCCGCGCCCCCCAAGCCGCACTTCCCGATTCAGTAACAGCACAGGCAGCTGCCTCTACACGCATCTTTGGCGGGACTTCAGGTTGGGCATATCCCACCTGGAAACCCGCGTTTTATCCCGACAAGCTTCCTACCAAACGATTCCTCGAGTTCTACGCCACACAACTCAGCTCTGTTGAGGTGAACTACACCTTTCGCGCCCTTCCGACGGCGACGATGCTCGAGAACTGGCTCGCCGCGACGCCTGACTTTTTTCGTTTCAGCTTCAAGGCTCCGCAACGCATCACCCACATCAAGAGGCTGGCAAACGTCGAGGCAGACGTAGCTTACTTTGTCTCTGCCCTGGAACCTGTACGCCAGGCGGGCAAGCTCGGCCTGCTGCTCTTCCAGCTTCCACCGAACATGAAGGCGGACGTTACTCGCTTGACTGCCTTCCTCGCTACTCCCGCTTTGCGTGCTGCGGGAGCGCCCGCCATCGCGTTCGAGTTCCGCCACGAGTCCTGGTTCACAGGCGAGATCTACGATGTGATGCGCGCAAATAATGCCGCGCTTTGTATCGCCGAGAGCGACGGTCTTGCCACACCTGAAGTACACACTGCCTCCACTCACACCAGTTTCCGCCTGCGTCGCACGGGAGCCTACACACAGGCTGAGATTGAGTCATTCGCTGCGCGCTTCTCTGCCCTGGCGAAGGACCGCGATACGTACATCTACTTCAAACACGAGGATGAACCGACCGGAGCACTCAACGCTGTCTCCTTCCTCGAAGCGCTCCGCAAGCAGGCGCACGGCTAG
- a CDS encoding DUF4112 domain-containing protein produces MQPPAQPEILSPRVRRARGIFDDENLDILSHVLDDFIRIPGTSIRFGLDGIVGVVPGIGDVIGGIASCIIILAAWIRGVPYVTVARMVANVGIEVVVGSIPIVGDMFDIAWRANRRNYALLTGSLYEPRKHSIQSWIFLGVLCTLLFAIMLLPMLLLAWLANGLMHQLFGVNVQFHTWF; encoded by the coding sequence ATGCAGCCTCCCGCCCAGCCCGAGATACTCTCCCCCCGTGTGCGTCGCGCTCGCGGGATATTCGACGATGAGAATCTCGACATTCTGTCGCATGTGCTCGATGACTTTATCAGGATTCCCGGCACCTCCATTCGCTTTGGACTCGATGGCATCGTTGGCGTTGTTCCGGGGATTGGGGATGTCATCGGTGGGATCGCATCGTGCATCATCATTCTCGCCGCGTGGATCCGCGGTGTGCCCTATGTCACCGTGGCGCGCATGGTCGCCAATGTGGGCATCGAGGTTGTGGTGGGATCAATCCCCATTGTAGGAGATATGTTCGACATCGCATGGCGCGCCAACCGGCGAAACTACGCGTTGCTGACCGGAAGCTTGTATGAACCAAGAAAACACAGCATCCAGAGCTGGATATTCCTGGGCGTTCTCTGTACGTTGCTCTTCGCGATCATGTTGCTTCCGATGCTGCTGTTAGCCTGGCTGGCAAATGGGTTGATGCACCAGCTCTTTGGAGTCAATGTCCAGTTCCACACCTGGTTTTAG
- a CDS encoding alpha/beta fold hydrolase: MATVLESIAGHTAHATNFAPRRFVANGHLQTILGNFLPRASSLPPAETVLVEAAPAIDNQIASRVRCDCHWQPADVRAHRPTAIIVHGLEGSSSSQYVIGNANKLWRAGGNVIRMNMRNCGGTEGQTPTLYHSGLSNDVGAVMRHFIAEQQLTSISLIGYSMGGNLVLKLAGELGSNAPAQLHSVIGVSPAIDLGPSADALHEPWNRIYEMKFLRALLARYRRKVALFPQAYDPDRADGIRSIREFDDRITAFYSGFTGADDYYHRAASARVVDRIAVPTLLINAADDPFVRLLPASRKTITANPHITLIESRNGGHCAFLAAADTATGYDGYWAEHTLLQYLLEHA, translated from the coding sequence ATGGCTACTGTACTCGAGTCCATCGCCGGTCACACGGCACACGCAACGAACTTTGCTCCACGCCGCTTCGTTGCAAACGGCCATCTACAGACCATTCTCGGCAACTTCCTTCCACGGGCCAGCTCGCTTCCCCCGGCTGAGACTGTTCTCGTCGAGGCCGCTCCAGCAATCGACAATCAGATCGCCAGCCGCGTGCGCTGCGACTGCCACTGGCAACCCGCAGACGTTCGCGCACACCGGCCGACGGCCATCATCGTGCACGGGCTGGAAGGCTCTTCCAGCTCACAGTACGTTATCGGCAACGCCAATAAGCTATGGCGGGCGGGCGGAAATGTCATTCGCATGAACATGCGCAACTGTGGCGGAACGGAGGGGCAGACGCCAACGCTGTATCACTCCGGACTATCGAACGACGTTGGAGCTGTGATGCGTCACTTCATCGCAGAGCAGCAGCTTACATCGATCTCGCTCATCGGTTACTCCATGGGTGGCAATCTGGTTCTAAAGCTGGCCGGTGAACTTGGCTCCAATGCTCCCGCACAACTTCATTCCGTTATTGGCGTCTCTCCGGCGATCGACCTTGGCCCTTCGGCGGATGCGCTGCACGAGCCCTGGAACCGCATCTACGAGATGAAGTTTCTCCGGGCATTGCTTGCGCGTTATCGCCGCAAAGTGGCCCTCTTCCCGCAAGCGTACGATCCTGATCGCGCAGACGGCATTCGTTCTATTCGAGAGTTCGACGACCGCATCACCGCGTTCTACTCAGGCTTTACCGGGGCGGACGACTATTATCACCGCGCCGCAAGTGCGCGGGTAGTCGACCGAATCGCCGTTCCAACGCTGCTCATCAACGCTGCCGACGATCCCTTCGTGCGCCTTCTCCCGGCGAGCCGCAAGACGATCACTGCAAATCCGCACATCACCTTGATCGAGAGCCGCAATGGCGGTCATTGCGCCTTTCTTGCCGCTGCCGATACAGCAACCGGCTACGATGGCTATTGGGCTGAGCATACTCTGCTGCAGTATCTGCTCGAACACGCCTGA